In Balneolales bacterium ANBcel1, one genomic interval encodes:
- a CDS encoding stealth family protein, whose translation MKTPSPNIDAVITWVDGNDEQHRRSMQEVIARTGALQTHEVRTSRDPTRFLDNGELFYCIRSIRKFAPWIRTIFLVTADQTPPFLTHEERQRLGVTMVGHREIFAPYEHHLPTFNSRSIETALWRIPGLAPRFLYFNDDFVLTAPVSPGDFFTDDGVVIHGKWNAMTRYGPIRLKLNGIATRLSKRLLGITRSMNLLLQIRSARLAGHTGRYFRTTHIPHAVRTETLRAWFDTRPDVLEENIAYQFRSEKQFSGIFLAHHLEIAAGKAELRDTGGYVMINGENDFGFILRRKLSRIAAGRTRFACLHALERFSASRLDAIRRTFDRLVSRESTGSGESGLPLK comes from the coding sequence TTGAAAACACCCTCTCCCAATATCGACGCCGTCATCACCTGGGTGGACGGCAACGACGAGCAGCATCGGCGCAGCATGCAGGAAGTCATCGCCCGAACCGGAGCGCTGCAAACCCATGAAGTGCGGACCTCGCGCGACCCCACCCGGTTTCTGGATAACGGCGAATTGTTCTATTGTATCCGGTCCATCCGCAAATTCGCCCCCTGGATCCGCACCATCTTCCTGGTCACCGCCGATCAGACCCCGCCGTTCCTGACGCATGAGGAACGGCAGCGGCTTGGCGTCACCATGGTCGGCCACCGCGAGATCTTCGCCCCGTACGAGCATCATCTGCCGACGTTCAACAGCCGGTCGATCGAAACCGCCCTTTGGCGCATCCCCGGCCTGGCCCCGCGGTTTCTCTATTTTAATGACGATTTTGTGCTCACAGCCCCCGTTTCGCCCGGTGACTTTTTCACCGACGACGGGGTCGTCATCCACGGGAAATGGAACGCGATGACGCGCTACGGCCCAATCCGCCTGAAACTGAACGGCATCGCCACCCGGCTTTCCAAACGGCTGCTCGGCATCACCCGCTCGATGAACCTGCTGCTGCAGATCCGCTCGGCCCGGCTCGCCGGCCATACCGGCCGCTATTTCCGGACCACCCACATCCCGCATGCGGTCCGCACAGAGACGCTCCGCGCCTGGTTCGACACCCGCCCCGATGTGCTGGAGGAGAATATCGCCTACCAATTCCGCAGCGAAAAGCAGTTCAGCGGCATCTTCCTGGCGCACCATCTGGAGATTGCCGCCGGCAAGGCCGAACTGCGCGATACCGGTGGATATGTGATGATCAACGGCGAGAACGATTTCGGGTTTATCCTGCGCCGCAAACTGAGCCGCATAGCTGCAGGCCGTACCCGCTTCGCCTGCCTTCACGCCCTCGAACGTTTCAGCGCTTCGCGCCTGGACGCCATCCGCCGCACATTCGACCGGCTGGTGTCACGGGAAAGCACCGGATCCGGCGAATCCGGGTTGCCACTAAAGTGA
- the wecB gene encoding UDP-N-acetylglucosamine 2-epimerase (non-hydrolyzing) has product MLIDLIAGARPNFMKIAPVTHAIQKVQQRRDEEGREPVRFRLIHTGQHYDKNMSDDFFRQLDIPDPDANLGAGGGSQAEQTAAIMTGYEKLLTEKGTPDICIVVGDVTSTMACSITAKKLGVRVAHIEGGIRSRDWTMPEEINRIVTDSITDFFFTTSEAANRNLRAEGVADDAIFFVGNTMIDTLYAQLDRLQKPAVWEEKRLQEGGYFVMTLHRPANVDQEEKLRELIASIVDGAAGEPVIFPTHPRTRNILNRLGLSWPNLHYVDPLGYLEFIYLVKRARAVITDSGGITEEATVLGIPCLTLRDNTERPETVIQGTNELVGTDPGAVTPVLERLMSGNWKQGSIPEKWDGRTAERIVDILLELKSSGRLDPPVPYKDETLLTRIG; this is encoded by the coding sequence ATGCTAATTGACCTGATTGCCGGCGCACGTCCCAACTTCATGAAAATTGCGCCCGTCACCCATGCTATTCAGAAAGTTCAGCAGCGCCGCGACGAAGAAGGGCGCGAGCCGGTCCGCTTTCGCCTGATCCACACCGGTCAACACTACGACAAGAACATGAGCGACGATTTTTTTCGTCAGCTCGACATCCCCGATCCGGATGCCAATCTGGGAGCCGGCGGCGGGTCACAGGCCGAACAGACGGCGGCGATCATGACCGGCTATGAAAAGCTTCTGACGGAGAAGGGGACCCCGGACATCTGCATCGTCGTCGGTGATGTAACATCCACCATGGCCTGCTCCATCACGGCCAAAAAGCTGGGCGTGCGGGTGGCGCATATTGAGGGGGGGATCCGCTCCCGCGACTGGACCATGCCCGAAGAGATCAACCGCATCGTAACAGACAGTATCACCGATTTCTTTTTTACGACCTCCGAGGCGGCCAACCGCAATCTGCGCGCGGAAGGCGTGGCCGATGACGCGATTTTCTTTGTCGGCAACACCATGATCGATACGCTCTACGCCCAGCTCGACCGGCTGCAGAAACCCGCCGTCTGGGAGGAGAAAAGGCTGCAGGAGGGAGGCTATTTTGTGATGACGTTGCACCGCCCGGCCAATGTCGATCAGGAAGAAAAATTGCGCGAACTGATCGCGTCAATCGTTGACGGCGCCGCCGGTGAGCCCGTCATCTTCCCCACCCATCCGCGCACGCGGAATATTCTGAACCGCCTGGGACTCTCCTGGCCGAACCTGCATTATGTGGATCCGCTCGGCTACCTTGAGTTTATTTATCTGGTGAAGCGGGCACGGGCCGTGATCACCGATTCGGGCGGCATCACCGAGGAAGCGACCGTGCTCGGCATACCGTGCCTGACCCTGCGCGACAATACCGAACGACCGGAAACCGTGATCCAGGGGACCAACGAGCTGGTGGGCACCGATCCCGGCGCGGTTACACCGGTGCTGGAACGGCTGATGAGCGGAAACTGGAAGCAGGGATCCATCCCCGAGAAATGGGACGGCCGAACCGCCGAACGCATCGTGGACATCCTGCTGGAGCTGAAATCTTCCGGCAGGCTGGATCCGCCGGTGCCCTACAAGGATGAGACGCTGCTGACACGGATCGGCTGA
- a CDS encoding TonB-dependent receptor, producing MAILPHRCLLIFSLLYLVILIVPPRSSGNPDPVNPSSEKETAHGELAPAALFGYVEDVETGEPLTGAGIYLPGTTTGASSDPIGYFQIDRLSPGTYTFRISYLNYESVEREITIVHGQEKRLDIKLYPSRYEMDEVTVTSSRNRMEQRNLGRRRISVEESIQTPSVLQDDLFRSIQLLPGVAAASDFSSGLHIRGGGTDQTLIRLDQATVYNPSHFFGFFSTFNSDAISDVDLYKGTYPAEYGGRLGSVIDISNRDGSRESHGGVLSLGMLSSRIMAEGPLNGKGSYLAAFRRSTMEPILHVMQGEVDGVPDQFYFYDLNARVSYDLNGRNRVNASIYSGTDDVQLPFDDQMIFNFRYGNRTFNTTWTHFSGSSLLSRISLTGSQYFNYPFTDMGGTPFDRNNRLSEGKMNAALVWFPNTRYELSAGAEVGRMSYSLVDSFNGIATLDTEIRSWNSAFYVQGEWRPVDRVRINSGVRVEHYGTGDYWKLGPRVSTDVFLTPDLRLQAGYGRYYQYLSLVSNPTFSGFDVWVMAGEKVAPSCSDQFAVGLKYEPRAGWEVEVEGYYRTMNDLFEFDPLLGDVAGFEYHELFRTGDGYAYGLEAMVERTKGRLTGYVGYTFGRTWRRFPEYNQGRFFPPRFDRTHDLTTALNYRVSSSWRFSTTFTYQTGQPYTQPVGRSMLSGNPLQNGRLNHMVVDRVNGARMPAYHRLDIAATRRGSFFGIAQAELQIQVINVYSRRNVWFYTFDYNQNPPQKQEMPLLPILPSVTYTIEF from the coding sequence ATGGCAATACTGCCCCACAGATGCTTACTGATTTTCAGCCTGCTGTACCTGGTGATTCTGATTGTGCCCCCCCGATCATCAGGCAACCCGGATCCCGTCAATCCGTCTTCAGAAAAAGAGACGGCCCATGGCGAACTGGCACCCGCCGCCTTGTTCGGTTATGTCGAGGATGTTGAAACAGGAGAGCCCCTGACCGGCGCCGGGATTTACCTACCCGGCACTACCACCGGTGCCTCGTCAGATCCGATCGGATATTTCCAAATTGACCGCCTCTCTCCCGGGACGTATACTTTTCGCATTTCCTATCTCAATTATGAGTCTGTGGAACGGGAGATTACCATCGTTCATGGACAAGAGAAACGGCTGGATATCAAATTGTATCCTTCCCGCTACGAAATGGATGAAGTGACCGTAACGTCATCCAGAAACCGTATGGAGCAACGCAACCTGGGGCGTCGCCGGATCTCTGTTGAGGAATCTATCCAAACACCCTCCGTGCTTCAGGATGACCTGTTCCGGTCTATTCAGCTGCTGCCCGGCGTGGCGGCAGCCTCCGATTTTTCCAGTGGCCTGCATATACGGGGAGGCGGCACCGACCAGACCCTAATCCGGCTGGATCAGGCAACGGTATACAACCCCAGCCATTTCTTTGGCTTTTTTTCCACGTTTAACAGCGACGCCATAAGTGATGTGGATCTCTACAAAGGCACCTACCCGGCCGAATATGGAGGAAGACTTGGATCCGTGATCGACATCAGCAACAGAGACGGCAGCAGGGAAAGCCATGGCGGTGTGCTCAGCCTTGGCATGCTCTCCTCACGAATCATGGCGGAAGGTCCGTTGAACGGAAAAGGGTCTTACCTGGCAGCGTTCCGCCGGTCGACCATGGAGCCGATCCTGCACGTCATGCAGGGCGAAGTGGACGGAGTGCCCGATCAGTTTTATTTCTATGACCTGAATGCCAGGGTCTCCTATGACCTCAACGGCCGGAATCGTGTGAACGCCTCGATCTATTCGGGTACCGATGATGTGCAATTGCCGTTTGATGATCAGATGATTTTTAATTTCCGATATGGAAATCGCACGTTTAATACCACCTGGACCCATTTCTCAGGATCCAGCCTGCTCTCCAGGATAAGCCTGACCGGCTCTCAGTATTTTAATTATCCCTTCACGGATATGGGAGGGACCCCGTTCGACCGAAACAACCGCCTGAGTGAAGGGAAGATGAATGCCGCCCTGGTCTGGTTTCCGAACACAAGATATGAACTGAGCGCAGGCGCAGAAGTCGGACGCATGTCCTACTCCCTTGTCGACAGCTTCAACGGCATCGCCACCCTGGATACGGAAATTCGCTCGTGGAATTCCGCATTCTATGTGCAGGGAGAGTGGCGGCCGGTGGATCGCGTGCGTATCAACTCCGGTGTTCGCGTCGAGCATTATGGGACCGGCGATTACTGGAAACTTGGCCCGAGAGTATCCACCGACGTTTTCCTGACTCCGGACCTCCGCCTCCAGGCAGGGTATGGCCGGTATTATCAGTATCTGAGCCTGGTCAGCAACCCGACATTCTCCGGATTTGATGTCTGGGTGATGGCAGGTGAGAAGGTCGCGCCATCCTGCAGCGACCAGTTCGCGGTGGGTCTCAAGTACGAACCGCGAGCCGGTTGGGAAGTGGAAGTGGAAGGCTACTACAGAACCATGAACGATCTCTTTGAGTTTGACCCGCTCCTGGGGGATGTCGCCGGTTTCGAATATCATGAACTTTTCCGGACAGGGGACGGGTACGCCTACGGATTGGAAGCGATGGTGGAACGCACCAAAGGGCGCCTCACCGGATATGTCGGCTATACCTTTGGACGAACCTGGCGGCGCTTTCCCGAATACAACCAGGGACGGTTTTTTCCGCCGCGCTTCGATCGCACTCATGACCTTACTACAGCACTGAACTACAGAGTCAGTTCGAGCTGGCGGTTTTCAACAACCTTCACCTACCAGACCGGTCAACCCTACACGCAGCCTGTTGGCCGTTCCATGTTGTCAGGAAATCCGCTGCAAAATGGCCGGCTGAATCACATGGTAGTTGACCGTGTGAACGGTGCCCGGATGCCGGCCTATCACCGGCTGGATATTGCGGCAACACGTCGGGGCTCCTTCTTCGGCATTGCACAGGCAGAGCTGCAAATACAGGTCATCAATGTCTATTCCCGCCGCAATGTCTGGTTCTATACGTTCGACTACAATCAGAACCCTCCCCAGAAACAGGAAATGCCGCTGCTCCCCATTCTTCCATCGGTTACCTACACCATTGAGTTTTAG
- a CDS encoding capsule assembly Wzi family protein has product MRAFTLFIFLFFHGGMATAATNKAPDLPAEQENPYFQGAGITGTEEPGAYSYGWMIRAAASTAGPLPFWIHSNRLGTLDQESANLATHLFGSWSHRFDSGIHLKAGGNLLLRAAASSDACLQEAYLEAGYSHFILWAGRKRENFGMVHPHLSMGTTDLSHNARPIPKITFETDGFQQVPGTRRVLNYKAGISHGWMNDTNHRFVDDVWLHQKYLYLQIFSDDAPVVGRGGLKHFAQWGGDSPVFGRSPKNLRAFRDVFFSLAADSKEIFEGGELLNSQQNHMGSYDFNLRLNLGQYRVSISRQFILEDTPNARFGTPWDGLWGAYVELRPDSRTRWRSNLPNDRVATPHRPLLRAVHYEYLDTKEGIPRFPHRDMTSYFNYYNHSSYRGGWTYYGRSLGNPLFFGDPDYLGVVNNIIIAHHAGAMGHAGPIDWRVFTTYSRNYGAGRVTRLDGTRVQLPNERRDQWSFMLELETGAFHPSLVAGAALALDTGEVYKDNLGLMISLRWTAR; this is encoded by the coding sequence ATGCGCGCATTCACACTTTTTATATTTCTTTTTTTTCATGGGGGGATGGCAACCGCCGCCACAAACAAGGCTCCTGACCTTCCCGCCGAACAGGAAAACCCGTATTTCCAGGGTGCCGGGATTACCGGCACAGAGGAGCCCGGCGCCTATTCTTATGGCTGGATGATACGTGCGGCAGCCTCAACCGCCGGCCCGCTCCCATTCTGGATTCATTCCAACAGGCTGGGCACCCTCGATCAGGAGAGCGCCAACCTGGCTACACACCTGTTTGGCAGTTGGTCGCATCGTTTTGATTCGGGAATTCACCTGAAAGCCGGAGGCAATCTGCTGCTTCGAGCAGCCGCTTCGTCGGATGCCTGCCTGCAGGAAGCGTATCTTGAAGCCGGGTACAGCCATTTTATTTTGTGGGCGGGACGTAAACGCGAGAATTTCGGAATGGTGCACCCGCATCTTTCCATGGGTACTACCGACCTGTCCCACAATGCCAGGCCCATCCCGAAAATCACTTTTGAGACCGATGGCTTCCAGCAAGTTCCAGGAACCAGGCGCGTACTTAATTATAAGGCCGGTATCTCTCACGGATGGATGAATGACACCAACCACCGCTTTGTCGACGATGTATGGCTTCATCAGAAATACCTCTATCTGCAGATATTCAGTGACGACGCGCCTGTCGTGGGCCGGGGCGGCCTGAAACATTTCGCCCAGTGGGGGGGAGACTCGCCGGTTTTCGGCCGGTCTCCGAAAAACCTGCGCGCCTTCCGGGATGTGTTTTTTTCACTGGCAGCCGACTCCAAAGAAATTTTCGAAGGCGGTGAACTGCTGAACAGCCAGCAGAACCACATGGGCTCCTACGATTTTAACCTGCGGCTAAACCTGGGGCAATACCGGGTATCGATAAGCCGGCAGTTTATTTTGGAGGACACCCCGAACGCCCGGTTTGGTACTCCGTGGGATGGCCTCTGGGGCGCTTATGTCGAGCTCAGGCCCGATAGCCGGACCCGGTGGCGGTCCAATCTCCCCAACGACAGAGTCGCCACGCCCCACCGCCCGCTGCTCAGAGCCGTCCATTACGAATACCTCGATACCAAAGAGGGGATTCCCCGCTTTCCACACCGGGACATGACCAGCTATTTTAATTATTATAACCACTCTTCGTACAGAGGCGGGTGGACCTACTACGGACGATCCCTCGGTAACCCTCTTTTTTTTGGGGATCCCGACTACCTGGGAGTCGTTAATAACATCATCATTGCACACCACGCCGGTGCCATGGGTCATGCCGGCCCCATTGACTGGCGCGTGTTTACTACCTACAGCCGGAATTATGGAGCAGGACGTGTCACCCGGCTGGATGGAACCCGCGTGCAGCTGCCCAATGAGCGCCGCGACCAGTGGTCATTCATGCTGGAACTGGAAACCGGAGCCTTCCACCCATCTCTCGTCGCCGGCGCCGCACTCGCCCTCGATACCGGCGAAGTGTACAAGGATAATCTCGGCCTGATGATCTCGCTCAGATGGACCGCCAGATAG
- a CDS encoding HigA family addiction module antitoxin: MIPKNRIATHPGTILLKEYLEPMGLSQKQLANHLGIPVQRVNEIVKGKRGISPDTAWLFSEAFNTSPQFWLNLQVAYDLSAHRPKKHVSALKTAVQT, encoded by the coding sequence ATGATCCCCAAAAACAGAATAGCAACCCATCCCGGTACCATTTTGCTCAAGGAATATCTTGAGCCTATGGGGTTGAGCCAAAAACAACTTGCCAACCATCTGGGCATACCTGTTCAACGAGTCAATGAAATTGTAAAAGGCAAACGGGGTATTTCTCCTGACACAGCATGGCTCTTTTCTGAAGCTTTTAATACTTCCCCGCAATTTTGGCTCAACCTTCAAGTCGCTTATGATTTGTCGGCTCATAGGCCTAAAAAGCATGTTTCAGCTTTGAAAACTGCCGTTCAGACATAA
- a CDS encoding DUF4249 family protein — MYTSSIPRLLLLITLVALFSSCDVYNMEPYENEYFVEGFLVAGEPFNRVQLSKTAAFDEEYTKSDSRVCGADVTIFRLDSDGNRADSYILSESGTGYYTVDGELIPQPRQTYELEVITPDQVTLRAFTTVPDTFRIVRFEENSAVYLSDEQIEVTLSRSWFPGRQNMFIFETRALAPDDYPMTPYYHTNNSSNRSARQRQTSKILSEANFVRNHDETVTIRYPWSEISWFGPSRVTIHAIDDNVYDYYRSQYVQAGGSTLIPGQVEHTITNVKGGRGLFGSLSSVTFEIYVENPEPLDE, encoded by the coding sequence ATGTACACATCCTCAATACCCCGGCTTTTACTGCTGATAACACTCGTTGCATTATTTTCTTCCTGTGATGTTTACAACATGGAGCCGTATGAAAATGAGTATTTTGTCGAAGGCTTCCTGGTGGCCGGCGAACCATTTAACAGAGTCCAGCTCTCCAAAACCGCAGCATTTGATGAAGAGTATACAAAGAGCGATTCTCGCGTCTGCGGGGCGGATGTAACGATCTTTCGCCTCGATTCCGATGGTAACAGGGCCGACTCCTACATCCTGAGTGAAAGCGGCACAGGGTATTATACTGTTGACGGCGAGTTGATACCGCAGCCACGCCAGACCTACGAACTGGAAGTGATTACTCCGGACCAGGTCACATTGCGCGCGTTTACAACCGTACCCGATACGTTCCGGATTGTGCGTTTTGAAGAAAACAGCGCCGTGTATCTGTCGGATGAGCAGATAGAGGTGACCTTGTCTCGCAGCTGGTTTCCCGGCCGGCAGAATATGTTCATTTTCGAAACCAGAGCCCTCGCGCCGGATGACTATCCCATGACCCCGTACTATCACACGAACAATTCTTCAAACCGGTCAGCACGCCAGCGCCAAACGTCCAAAATCCTGTCGGAGGCCAATTTCGTACGAAATCACGATGAAACGGTAACCATACGCTACCCATGGTCGGAAATTTCGTGGTTCGGCCCAAGCCGGGTAACGATTCACGCGATCGATGACAATGTCTATGATTATTATCGCTCCCAGTATGTGCAGGCAGGCGGCTCAACTCTGATACCCGGACAGGTTGAACACACCATCACCAATGTAAAGGGGGGCAGAGGGTTGTTCGGATCCCTCTCATCGGTCACTTTCGAAATTTATGTGGAGAATCCCGAACCGCTTGATGAGTAA